In the Triticum aestivum cultivar Chinese Spring chromosome 2B, IWGSC CS RefSeq v2.1, whole genome shotgun sequence genome, GGAGATCGGAAGGCATATGCACACCTCTTCGCGTTCTTCAACAGCGTGATGTGGACATTGTATGCCTCAACGGATCTCCCCAGCACGCTCTTGTTTTCCATCATCAGTGGAATGGGCATCGTCGTTCATTTCTTCTACATCAACTTCTACATCTACTTTGCGGACGGGAAGAAACGCGTGCAAACCCTCGGCCTTTCCTTCACATTCTGTGACGCCGCCTTTATAATGGCAGAATTAGTAGCTTCGATGGTGCTCATCTCTCATAGGTGGAGTAGTACTTTTGTCCATGTCTTTGCTGCAGTATCCGGAGCATCTACACAAATTGTTCCAACATATGACCTGGTAAGTGCGAGCCATGGCTGGTAATGTGCTGTCTAGCTTGATTTATCTATCTATTATTGTTCGTTCATTTCTTTGATGGACTGAAACCGGCCGAGCTTGTACTGCAGGTTATAATAGTGATGAACTACAGGCAGATCAACAACATCAACCCAATAATCACGGCTGTCATTTCCCTCTTCAGTGCATGTACCTGGACCGTAACCTGGACCCCCTATGGCTTCATGTCCGTCCCCGTTAATCCCTACGTTGTGGTACGTAATATCTAGCGCTGACTAACTCTTGGTGCGATCGATCCGACAAGATCCCTATGTGAATGGACTTCTGATCTACTCAATCTAATAATATATCCATTGTACGCGTGCTACATTTGTTCATTGTTCTCATCCTATGCACTCAGGTACCCAATCTCATGGGCATTCTATCCGCGGCTGCGCAAATCGTTGTATACTCCTACCTATTATATCGCAAGACTGGTACAAACTCCGTCCAAACAGCTGCAGTGGACCAGAGCGGCAAACTGGAAATAGAGCTCCCAGTTTCTTCGGTGTAGAGATCGCCGAGGCAAATCGACACTTGTGTTTTTCGACACCGAGGCAAATTGATACTTAATTTGAGCTATAGGCGTGAGAATTTGTCCATGGATTATCGATCCACCGTTCCATCTGTGAAGCTGATAGATCGATCCCACGCTCCGGTAAAAGCCTGATATTTTTGTAAAAAGAAGCACAGTTTTGAGTTTCAGAAAAGACAACAAATTTGAAATCTCAGATATTATGCATGTCGAAACTGGTTTCTATTATTAGCATAAGTAGATATGGTTACTTGTAGGGATCTTTCAGTCGTGCTCCAGCTTTATAATTAATGAAGCTGCCGGGTTTGCTCAGATTAATATATGCCCAGTTCAGAACAAAGAAAAACGCAGGGCTTTTGTATGAATTCCTATGGAGAAATTCCTACAAGCACGTTTGGAACAAAGCTAAAGCTCATGAGGATTTGTATGGATTTTTCATAGGAATTTGAAAAGACGAAACATGAAGTATTTCAGGTCTTAAATTCTTGGACTCTTCCTGTGTGGTATCCAAAACGGGTTTTTTTAAGTATTTGTGTGTTTTATTTGTATGAATTTAGATATATCATATATGGCATCTTAATTTCTATTAGTTTTCTGTTTCTATGCTCTTAAGTTCGTGTTCTCCAAACGAGACCAAATAGATATAAGTAGCGATGAGACGGTAATTCAAATCGCATGGCTCGGATGGCGACTAGCAGCGTGTGCAGCAGGCAGTTGGATTCATCTACTATGGCTATCTCGAACTAatataaggcctcctttggttcataggatgggaattttataggaataggaaaatcataggaagtgaaatgacatgcatctcaattcctataaaaAAAGATGTCATTTGTGCATAGAATAAGGATTTTTCCAttaagtctaggctaatgtttttttcctTCAAAATGTGAAGGATTGGTTCCTGTCCTACATagaaataggaatccattcctacaaaccaatgGGCTTCAAAGAAATTTTTCCTTTACAAATCCTATCCTGTAGAGttcctacaaaattcctacaaaccaaatgaGGCCTAAGCATATACATTATGAAGGAAACAACAAAGAATAAATAGATAGTACAAAGAGCGCTGATGATTGTACGTACGTACCTTAGCTTCTACTACTTCCTTCAGGTCGTGGACAATATCAATGCAATCTCACACATGTACACACTGGTAGCTAGGATATCCATCCTGTGCGATGAATACATGCACAATCCATGCAACCTTTTTGTTAGCAGTTGCATAGTCATCTACGTGCATGCCCACGTCCCATCCATGCATGCCCACTACTCCTGTACACGTTCTCCACTTGAGCACgtcgctgctctctctctctcaactgCGCTCTGACGCACGGCTGTACTAATGTAATATATTCAGAGGAATAGAGGAATGGCAccgtaaggccttgtacaatggaaggTGCTTAGTGAGATGATTAGAAAAATAAATCGagttttttctgaagcaccggtgcctatttctatagaagagacgcttagttaagcgtctatcctgtacaaataagcaccggcgCTTAAGAATAgcttgatttatttctctaagcacctccactaagcacctcccattgtacaaggcctaaggtgCTTTGCATTCTCACTTCTCCCGCTCACACTTTTCTTCAAGTTTCTAGTCACCTGCGTGCATAATTATTTAAACATTAACTAAGTTCCCCtagtagatactccctccgtctggaaatacttgtcggaggaatggacgtatgtagacgtattttagtgttagatacattaaTTTTTAGTCATTtctatgacaagtatttccggacggagggagtacttcataaTTTTCTCTATAAATCCTTGAAACATtcgttagagcatctctagtagatCCCGCAAACGGCCGACCCGTAAAATCGTTTGAGAGCCCTCCGGCAGAACAGTTCCTGTAAAACCCGTcccacaaatgttttgcaggacgTGTGTTTGCGGGATCTATTCCGCGCCGAGGGCTCGTCGTCCCGCAAATACAATAATAAGCAAATATTATCAAGTTCATCATGACAAGTGCATAAAAACTAGTTCATCATCATATATATACATCACTAGTTGATCATCATACTAGTTCATCACATCCAAAAATCATGCACACCAAACGAGGTATCAAGTTTAGGCTCATGAATGCGCGATAAAACAAGACAAAATATGCTCAAACAAAACATTCTCATTGTTGCGAAGAACATCGCCACCAACACCGCCCCTAGCACCTCCATCGCCATCATCCACATTGACCGGAGAGCTCGCACAACCATCGTCACGAACTTGAACCGGAGAATGAGCACAACTATCTTCATGAACatagaactgttggggaacgtaataatttcaaaattttcctacgcacacgcaagatcatggtaatgcatagcaaggagaggggagagtgtgtccacgtaccctcgtagaccgaaagcggaagcgttatgacaacgtggttgatgtagtcgtacgtcttcacggtccgaccgatcttagtaccgaacgtacggcacctccgcgatcagcacacgttcagctcggagacgtccctcgtactcttgatccagttgaggccgagggagagtttcgtcagcacgatgacgtggtgacggtgatgatgaagttaccggcgcagggcttcgcctaagcactacgacgatatgaccaaggtgtgtaattgtggaggggggcaccgcacacgactaaacaatgtcaacttgtgtgttctagggtgccccctgccccccgtatataaaggagcaaggggagaggccggccggcccttggggcgcgccaaggaggggaggagtccttctcctagtaggagtaggactcctcctttcctagtccaactaggagggggaagggggaaggaaggagagggaaagaggggccgcgccccctcccctagtccaattcggactccccttgggggggggggggcgaggtgcgccacctcctgggctgctgccctctctcttccctaaggcccactaaggcccaatacttccccgagggggttccggtaacccctccgacactctgttttctccgaaatcacccggaacacttccggtgtcggaATATAGcggtccaatatataaatctttatgtatcgaccatttagagactcctcgtcatgtccgtgatcatatccgagactccgaactatcttcgctacatcaaaacacataaactcataataccgatcgtcaccgaactttaagcgtgcggatcctacgggttcgagaactatgtagacatgaccgagacatgtctccggtcaataaccaatagcggaatctagatgctcatattggttcctacatattctacgaagatctttatcggtcaaaccgcataacaacatacgttgttccctttgtcatcggtatgttacttgcccgagattcgat is a window encoding:
- the LOC123038986 gene encoding bidirectional sugar transporter SWEET4-like → MVIPVWKEGSVGDRKAYAHLFAFFNSVMWTLYASTDLPSTLLFSIISGMGIVVHFFYINFYIYFADGKKRVQTLGLSFTFCDAAFIMAELVASMVLISHRWSSTFVHVFAAVSGASTQIVPTYDLVIIVMNYRQINNINPIITAVISLFSACTWTVTWTPYGFMSVPVNPYVVVPNLMGILSAAAQIVVYSYLLYRKTGTNSVQTAAVDQSGKLEIELPVSSV